CTGACTATGGAAAGTATGTTGATGAGTAAGTATCGTAAGCACAATCTTTTTGTAAAAGATTGTGTTTTTTTCTTTTGAGAAATTTTATTATAGCCCTAATGAACAACCGTATACAATGATATAATCTTTGTATACATAATTTTTAAGAAAAGAGTGGAAGAATGATTTTTTTCGAAGTAATTTTACCTGTTATTCTCATTTTCTTTAGTGGCTATATGATTCAAAAGATTTTTAAGGTTGATATTAAACCCATTTCAACCATATCCATTTATATTCTAATGCCAGCGCTTGTATTTCAAACTTTTTACACAACGCCACTTGATAGTAATTTATTTTATATTGTGATTACATCAACGCTTATTTTTGTAGCATTAGTTGTTGTAAGCATTGTAACTTCTCGCTTATGTAAACAAGATACAGAACAGGAAAGTGCTCTTATTTTAACATCTGCTTTTGCAAACAGCGGGAATTACGGAGCACCGATTGTTCTCTTTGCTTTTGGGCAGGCTGGTATGAACTATGCTGTTCCCCTTATGGTGTTTCACTCCATTTTGATGAGCGTTTTTGGTGTGTATTTTGCAGCTAGAAGTCAAGGAGGAATAAAACTTGCCGTGAGAACGGTTCTAAAACAGCCAACAAACTATGCTATTCTTCCAGCTGTTTTGCTGCAAGAATTCCATATCTCTATTCCTGATAATTTTTATGCAAGCATTGAGCTTGTAGGTAACTGCTGTATTCCAGTTGTGATGATTATTTTAGGCATGCAGCTTGCAGACGTAAATGCTAAAAAGCTCGAATGGGGAAATATTAGTATTGCAAGCGGCATTCGTCTTATTGCTTCTCCTATTTTAGCTTATCTCATTTGTCTCATGTTCCCAATGGAGCCGCTTTTACGAAACGTAATTGTCATTATGGCTGCAATGCCATCTGCTGCAACCACGGCAATGTATGCTATTCAATTTAATACAAAGCCACAGTTTGTTTCAAGCGGAACGTTAATTACAACAGTGCTTAGTTTTGGAACGTTGACGTTTTTACTTAGTATTTTGCATTAGAATAGAGAGAGATTTTATACAAAGTATAAGCTGAGTAAAGTAGGTTAGCTAAATAGATAAGTATAACTCCATTTTGAATTTATCATGACTTCTTAATTTATAAAGGTAGGTAACAAAGGCATACTAATGAGGATTTCCTCTTTGTATGCCTTTGTTTTTTATGACCA
The sequence above is a segment of the Priestia filamentosa genome. Coding sequences within it:
- a CDS encoding AEC family transporter, yielding MIFFEVILPVILIFFSGYMIQKIFKVDIKPISTISIYILMPALVFQTFYTTPLDSNLFYIVITSTLIFVALVVVSIVTSRLCKQDTEQESALILTSAFANSGNYGAPIVLFAFGQAGMNYAVPLMVFHSILMSVFGVYFAARSQGGIKLAVRTVLKQPTNYAILPAVLLQEFHISIPDNFYASIELVGNCCIPVVMIILGMQLADVNAKKLEWGNISIASGIRLIASPILAYLICLMFPMEPLLRNVIVIMAAMPSAATTAMYAIQFNTKPQFVSSGTLITTVLSFGTLTFLLSILH